ATTAGCGGCCTACAGTTTGTTAGCCGAGTGTTTTGACAATTTAACGGTTTGTGGGGTCCATTACCCTTTAGGTGTAAGGTAGTTGGTGATCTCTTGGGGAATTGTTTGTGGTTTTTACTTTCTACGCGAGTGTGGTACTTGGAGGTGCAATTAGGTGCGGTGATAATAAGATGTCACCCTAGTACAGTGATAAAATTAATAGACAATGATATCAGTGATCTGGATTGAAAACGTGTCGGCATGAAATTCTTTACAgatcaagaaaaaaagagaaaataatcCGCCCTGGCTCGCCATCTCTTGCACGAATCGACTCCACGAAGAATTCACATCTAAAATAAGAGTGAACTGATAAAGCAAGATTTACACTCTTTCGAGGATGGCTTCTAATTTCAAAACTAAGAGTGAACTAAAAAAGCCAAGCCAAGTGAGTCGCATCAGCTAATGAGCCGTATCAGGTTGGTACTAGAAACAAAGTGACTTTTGAGGGTTAGGTTCGGTCACAACGAGGTGGCTGGCTGGTGTTGGTAATGCTAATACGAATATAACtattattaattatttaataAGCAAAATACTGGTTTTACTCATTAGTTTATAGTGTTGAACTTTGAAGATTACTCTTTCATCACTTCAAAAATTGCAGAAAGGAGTAAAGGGGGTGTGGTAGGTGCGAGGGGCCAAACTTTGTCTGTCTGCCTTTTCGAGCTTTGAAGGCGGCTCTACCGACTCAACTAGGTATCGACCAGGTTCACGAGGCCTCGACTGCCTTTTCGGCACCGATACTCCTACAATGCAAGCTTTGGGATAGAGTACTAAATTCGAATTCGACGAGGCAAACCACCTTTGGAGTTAAGTAAGGTCAAAATTGGCTAGACTAAGATTCTGATCATGTAGACTTCTTTTCTCGAAGATTAAAGAATCATAAGATCACAGTCAAGATTTAGACAAATACGATTTTCtccacatattttttttttaagaatatgATTTTCTAATTAAACTTTTCATATTAGTATTTTTTATGTGGTTTGAGAATCTTAAATCTGGCCATGCATCATGCTAAACTTCTAAAATCTTGAACAGGTCATACAAACCAAGACCACAATGTCGAGATTGCTATTATTATCCTCTATTCCTTGAGTTGGAGTTGTTGGATTGAAAAGTACTAAGCGTAGTTTTACAATGGGGCAGGCAAGTGAACTGAAATTTTCAAACTCAAAACATCACAAGGCTAAAGCTACGCACTCCTGCTAAAACTACAGAGTATGATTCAAGTTTCTAAGCAAGCAAGCCTAACTGAGACACCGCATTAGGAACGACCCAAAACTTTCCAAGTAACAGTGCAGGATCTAAACTGAACTATAAGGTTCAGATACCAATAATATACCACATAAAGCATCTCTCAGATAGCTCTAAAAGCTACCTAGAGAGCAACAGAGATGGATAATCTGATTGACCTCTACTCACACCACATTTTCTTTTTAATAATAGAAATTAATATCAGTGACAGTAAACATTTGATTATGTTGATCAGAAATATCTGGACATGTCCACAACCGTACAACCAGGAGGGACATCTTTATCAAGCAAAAAAATTACCCATGACATCTTAAAGCATATTCTTTGCATATTTCTCACCTCTATGGACCAGGATGGACTTCAGCTTCGCAAATTTACACACCAAGCTTTCAAGAGCATCATCGACCGACTACAGTTGAATTTTTGTATTCATCGATACCAACAAATTCTGCTGTTTCATCTCCTAGTGTTTAATTTCTCAAAATCATGTGCCCTAAGATGCAACTCGAACCAAAATCGTTAAAAAAATTGGCGTCCTATTGGTTTCTCACCATCCACCACTCTATATACTAATAAATACTGGAAATCATGAAACAAAATCTGTACACTGGACTACATCATTCTAGTTCTTTTACAGTGTGAAGTAGAATCGCGTATCCCTTTACCTGTCACAGAATACGGAGCTGAAGCTGACCGCAACGAGGGTGACTTGTCAATATATGCATACCGCTGGTCCCCGTTCCAGTACAAAATTACACGATTTGTGCAAGCATGTGACCAACTATCACCTGGAAAACAAATTTAATTTTAAAGCCTAATGTGTTTACTTGGGGAAAAGACCTCATACGAAACCCTTACAGAACTTGTGCTGGGAACACATCGGCAGTTAAACGTTCTGATAATTTgtgctttttttaaaaaaaaaaaaacaagatgagATGATTTGGTCTGTTGGGTTGAAAACTACATGAGACAATAAGGTTACATCAATCCATGcaatattgaaaaaaaattatttggaacTTCGAATGGAGGGAACTGAAAGAACAAGAGTAAAGGTAATAGATAGccgaaaagaaaaatgaaatttgaattaccTAGTGCAAGTGATAACTGAAATGAGCCTTCCACAACCTTATTTGTCACTTGGTTTAATAGTACCacctagaagaagaaaaatctatcagataaatcaaataaaaatagcCAAGAAAGTAGCTACAGTTGAGAGAAAGAGACACTAGTACCGCATTTCCCTAATTCATGCTGGGAAATCCACACATATCAATCAATAGAAATGAGGATGGAGGCGAATGACCAGGGAGTGTCAGTGACCACCCGTGATTCCGTGAATATAAACATACCACAAAAAGATATCTCCAAAAGAAATTAAGGTGCAAGAAAACGAGTGACCTTCGCTATCAAAAATGCTACTGTTACTTCTTTTTTCTCTGGTTAGCTTATACGAGCATTGGATGTTTATAAATTACCATGAAAAATGCATGTAGTGGAAACTCATGATATAGATTATGTAATGAGAAGGTTAATTGTTGTTTGTTCGAATACAGAAAGTAAGAAAACTGATAAGGCAGAATAGATGAGTACGACTAGGAGTGTATACTAAAAAGTGGAATGCTTTCTAAAACCAATGCACTGGTTACAGACGACAGTCTTGATGCCGGTTGGACGTTTGGAAGTTAGAGATATAGGCATACGACTAAAATAAAGGAGTTGTGGAAAAATTTGTGTAAGAAAGTCCAAAAAGGAGACGATATGGATACTTACGGCCAAACCAAACTTTTTTGCAAGTTTCATCAACTTTAAAGCCATTGTACTGAGTATTCGTGTCCTTTGGGCCCAGTCATCAAAATCTTGGCGGAAGTGAAAAGTTACACTATCTATAATGACAATTTTAACCTGCAATAGATCAAGACAGTTAAAATATTAGCAACTAAAACTGTACCACATAAAGCACATCTAGGGAACATCGTTAACCAGGTCAAACCAGATCTGCTGAAACCTCATTAGTTCTCTATATTATGATATGGATGCCACCAGCAATGTACAAGATTGAACCCTCGACCTCCCAAGGAAGGGTATAAGTCATATCAAATGATCTAGCAGGTTGGGTGTAGCTTCTATTCATTCAACTGCAGAAACAGGATGTTCTGCTTTACCTACATCTTTATGTTCTTCGATGAACTTGTCTAAGTAGTTTACTGCGGCAATTTGCTCTGTGTAGCTGCATATCCGGAAGTAGAAAATGTTCTCCAGGAAACTGTTACACTGCATGGTTTTTTGGCACACTCGAGCATCTTTCCGCTGAGGTACATGATTTTCCATAATGTTCGCAACACATGCTTCAGCAATTTGATAAACGCGTTCCACCATGAAACTGCCTTCTGTATCTAGTTATCACACAAATACAATATTTTAGGTTAAAATGTGAAAAGGGAGAGAAGCAAAAAGAGATGCATGATGCTATCAATACCAAAATTTGAATTACCTATATAAACTGCCTTTCCTCCGAGGCCACCATATTCAACTGGGATTTGAACATTAACAGCAAGCTGAATCCTGCATGATATAGTCAGGCACAGTTAACATGCTACAGAAACCCCAATGTATGACATGGACTAAAACAATAGTCCCAAGAAATCCATACCCTAGTTGTGTTTTGCCAATGCCTGGAACTCCACCTGAAAAACATCATGTCAAGTACCAAAAGACAAGTTTACATAGTGTATGATATCTCAAACACACAAATGGAGAGGTGAAACTGAAACCGATCATTGACTACATTGAAGTAACTAACCAATCTCAGTCACTTCTTTACAACTAATTCCTCCACCTAGAATGTTATCCAAATCTCCACAAGAGGTTGTAATCCGTCTCATCATATCCTCTTCATGCAGCATATCCCATGCACTCTGGGCACCtgcaaaatatgaaaaccaatgaACTCCATTGCAGAAATCACATATTT
The nucleotide sequence above comes from Papaver somniferum cultivar HN1 chromosome 8, ASM357369v1, whole genome shotgun sequence. Encoded proteins:
- the LOC113303089 gene encoding DNA repair protein RAD51 homolog 3-like isoform X2; translated protein: MEVGSLPLSPTQRGKLISAGYTTLLSLSLVSPHQLARDLNVSHEEAIEILKIALKNGKMGESNSTHSVVTGAQSAWDMLHEEDMMRRITTSCGDLDNILGGGISCKEVTEIGGVPGIGKTQLGIQLAVNVQIPVEYGGLGGKAVYIDTEGSFMVERVYQIAEACVANIMENHVPQRKDARVCQKTMQCNSFLENIFYFRICSYTEQIAAVNYLDKFIEEHKDVKIVIIDSVTFHFRQDFDDWAQRTRILSTMALKLMKLAKKFGLAVVLLNQVTNKVVEGSFQLSLALGDSWSHACTNRVILYWNGDQRYAYIDKSPSLRSASAPYSVTGHMILRN
- the LOC113303089 gene encoding DNA repair protein RAD51 homolog 3-like isoform X1, yielding MEVGSLPLSPTQRGKLISAGYTTLLSLSLVSPHQLARDLNVSHEEAIEILKIALKNGKMGESNSTHSVVTGAQSAWDMLHEEDMMRRITTSCGDLDNILGGGISCKEVTEIGGVPGIGKTQLGIQLAVNVQIPVEYGGLGGKAVYIDTEGSFMVERVYQIAEACVANIMENHVPQRKDARVCQKTMQCNSFLENIFYFRICSYTEQIAAVNYLDKFIEEHKDVKIVIIDSVTFHFRQDFDDWAQRTRILSTMALKLMKLAKKFGLAVVLLNQVTNKVVEGSFQLSLALGDSWSHACTNRVILYWNGDQRYAYIDKSPSLRSASAPYSVTGKGIRDSTSHCKRTRMM